The proteins below come from a single Natrinema sp. SYSU A 869 genomic window:
- a CDS encoding TetR/AcrR family transcriptional regulator: MDGPGPFESSSDDTHAEMMRATYDALQKHGYSELTIQRIGDEFPKSKSLIYQHYDGKDDLLVAFLEFLLERFKADVPTDDDFEDARDQLLTLVDHPLTDSSDDEHAAFIGAMTALRGQAPYDKAYRKQFADTDAFFREHIANVVRDGIEQGVFREVDPERTAAFITATIDGAQSQCVTTGNDEPIDAVRRELTEYVRMRLVVDDEDRR, encoded by the coding sequence ATGGACGGACCCGGCCCCTTCGAGTCCTCATCGGACGACACGCACGCCGAGATGATGCGGGCGACTTACGACGCGCTCCAGAAACACGGCTACTCGGAACTGACGATCCAGCGCATCGGCGACGAGTTTCCCAAGAGCAAGTCGCTCATCTACCAGCACTACGACGGCAAGGACGACTTGCTCGTCGCCTTTCTCGAGTTTCTCCTCGAGCGATTCAAGGCGGACGTGCCAACCGACGACGACTTCGAGGACGCCCGCGACCAGTTACTGACGCTCGTCGACCATCCCCTGACGGACTCGAGTGACGACGAACACGCGGCCTTCATCGGCGCGATGACCGCGCTCCGCGGGCAGGCACCGTACGATAAGGCCTATCGCAAGCAGTTCGCGGACACCGACGCGTTCTTTCGCGAGCACATCGCCAATGTCGTCCGCGACGGGATCGAGCAGGGCGTCTTTCGGGAGGTCGATCCGGAGCGAACGGCCGCGTTCATTACGGCGACGATTGATGGGGCACAGTCACAGTGCGTGACGACGGGGAACGACGAGCCGATTGACGCCGTGCGCCGCGAACTCACCGAATACGTCCGGATGCGGCTGGTCGTCGACGACGAGGATAGACGATAA
- a CDS encoding ATP-binding cassette domain-containing protein: MNAIDARHVELTYADGTEAVTDLVLEIPEGEFFGFLGANGAGKTTTIKILATLLKPTGGTVTVNGYDVEAEPREVRESIGYMAQETSVDPELTARENIRFACEAYGVPAADRAERIADLLELVDLVDVADKQAKDFSGGMQKRLDAATALVHEPPIVFLDEPTTGLDPKARNRLWDYFERINDRGTTVFLTTQYLEEADQLCDRIGVIRNGSIVASGSPAELKDRVGGAVLEVEIADPDAETRQRARRVALEADLFDETSIEVTDEGLSVRSTAARQRGPELLVALKEADVPVTGFNVRDPTLDDVFLAITGEGLDEEETVTDPASGTGDSDTTAEVGR; the protein is encoded by the coding sequence ATGAACGCAATCGACGCCCGACACGTCGAACTGACGTACGCGGATGGGACGGAGGCCGTCACCGACCTCGTGCTCGAGATACCCGAGGGCGAGTTCTTCGGCTTTCTCGGCGCGAACGGTGCTGGGAAGACGACGACGATCAAGATTCTCGCGACGCTGCTGAAACCGACTGGTGGCACGGTCACGGTCAACGGCTACGATGTCGAGGCAGAGCCGCGCGAGGTCCGCGAGTCGATCGGCTACATGGCCCAAGAGACGAGCGTCGACCCCGAACTCACGGCCCGCGAGAACATCCGCTTCGCCTGCGAGGCCTACGGCGTTCCGGCCGCCGACCGCGCCGAGCGGATCGCCGACCTGCTCGAGCTCGTCGATTTGGTTGACGTCGCGGACAAACAGGCCAAGGACTTCTCCGGTGGGATGCAAAAGCGCCTCGACGCCGCGACCGCGCTGGTCCACGAACCGCCGATCGTCTTCCTCGACGAGCCGACCACCGGGCTCGACCCGAAGGCCCGTAACCGGCTCTGGGACTACTTCGAGCGCATCAACGACCGCGGGACGACGGTCTTCCTGACGACTCAGTACTTGGAGGAGGCCGACCAGCTCTGCGACCGGATCGGCGTCATTCGAAACGGCTCGATCGTCGCCTCCGGCTCGCCTGCCGAACTCAAGGATCGGGTCGGCGGTGCCGTCCTCGAGGTCGAAATCGCCGACCCCGACGCAGAGACCAGACAGCGGGCCAGACGAGTCGCCCTCGAGGCGGATCTATTCGACGAGACGTCGATCGAGGTCACCGATGAGGGGCTCAGCGTACGGTCGACGGCGGCCCGCCAGCGCGGTCCGGAACTGCTCGTCGCGCTGAAGGAGGCCGATGTGCCCGTCACCGGGTTCAACGTCCGCGATCCGACGCTCGACGACGTCTTCCTCGCGATCACTGGTGAGGGACTCGATGAGGAGGAGACGGTGACCGACCCAGCGTCCGGGACGGGCGACTCGGATACGACCGCGGAGGTGGGACGATGA
- a CDS encoding ABC transporter permease has protein sequence MSADAETETGTDTGIGRTTAGNSFVGDTWINLKRWLIKTTRNPFVMTVSLLNPIIFLVLFTEVFGQITSGAVSQSLGTEASYVTFLVPAIVIQTALIAATTSGIGLVEDIENGMFEKVLVSPMHRGAIFLGKSLSEVIRIVVQITIILVLGYILLYLDTGASIDEYVATGVLGAFGIVAVAIVFSIWFTALSNVVALITRDQESTIIAVNLLQFPLLFLSSAFLPIEVLPGWVQTVAALNPITYGVDAARALMFGQDVMTVLEVSAFGGMWNTLVPALVVLATLDIVLGAVAVYFLNSASSSDVQ, from the coding sequence ATGAGCGCTGACGCCGAGACCGAAACCGGGACCGACACGGGGATCGGACGAACGACCGCGGGCAATAGCTTCGTCGGAGACACGTGGATCAACCTGAAACGGTGGCTGATAAAGACCACTCGCAACCCGTTCGTGATGACCGTCTCGCTGCTGAACCCGATCATCTTTCTCGTCCTTTTCACGGAGGTGTTCGGCCAGATCACGTCGGGTGCGGTCAGCCAGAGCCTCGGTACGGAGGCGAGCTACGTGACCTTCCTGGTGCCAGCGATCGTGATCCAGACGGCATTGATCGCCGCGACGACCTCCGGGATCGGCCTCGTCGAGGACATCGAGAACGGGATGTTCGAGAAGGTCCTCGTCTCCCCGATGCACCGCGGGGCGATCTTTCTCGGGAAGTCACTCTCCGAGGTCATCCGCATTGTCGTCCAGATCACGATCATCCTCGTGCTCGGTTACATCCTCCTCTACCTAGATACGGGCGCGTCGATCGACGAGTACGTGGCCACGGGAGTGCTCGGCGCGTTCGGAATCGTCGCCGTCGCCATCGTGTTCTCGATCTGGTTCACCGCGCTCTCGAACGTCGTGGCACTGATCACCCGCGACCAAGAGTCGACCATCATTGCGGTCAACCTGCTGCAGTTCCCGCTGCTCTTCCTCTCAAGTGCCTTCCTCCCGATCGAAGTGCTCCCGGGGTGGGTCCAGACCGTCGCCGCGCTCAACCCGATCACCTACGGCGTCGACGCCGCCCGCGCCCTGATGTTCGGCCAGGACGTCATGACGGTGCTCGAGGTGTCGGCCTTCGGCGGCATGTGGAACACGCTCGTCCCTGCGCTGGTGGTGCTGGCGACGCTCGACATCGTTTTGGGGGCCGTCGCTGTGTATTTCCTCAACAGCGCCTCGAGTTCGGACGTGCAGTAA
- a CDS encoding aspartate kinase, translated as MRVVAKFGGTSLGSGDRINRAADSIAAAVEDGHEIAVVASAMGSTTDELLDEISFETDEADRAQIVSMGERTSVRMLKAALSARGLDSLFLEPGSDRWPVVTDEYGEVNVEETQKRAKEVAADLDGTVPVITGFLAEGPDGSITTLGRGGSDTTAVMMGKYMDADEVVIVTDVEGVMTGDPHVVEGARNVGEISVDELRNLSFRGAEVVAPSALSYKDGNLDVRVVHYQHGDLLSGGTSIEGEFKNLVDLRERPLACLTVAGRAIRNQPGIFNHLSESLAESDVNIDAVASGMDTITFYIDEEEAERAENILHREVIARDELSSVTVDSPTAVIRVTGGELPNQPGIISEIVNPLAESRIHLQDIITSATSVALFVNWDDREETLELTQDLF; from the coding sequence ATGCGCGTCGTAGCCAAGTTCGGCGGGACGAGTCTCGGAAGCGGGGATCGGATCAACCGCGCCGCAGATTCGATTGCTGCGGCCGTCGAGGACGGCCACGAGATCGCCGTTGTCGCCAGCGCGATGGGATCGACCACGGACGAACTGCTCGACGAGATCTCCTTCGAGACCGACGAGGCCGACCGCGCTCAGATCGTCAGCATGGGCGAGCGGACGTCGGTCCGCATGCTCAAGGCCGCACTGTCGGCTCGCGGCCTCGACTCGCTCTTCCTCGAGCCGGGCAGCGATCGATGGCCCGTCGTTACCGACGAGTACGGCGAGGTCAACGTCGAGGAGACCCAGAAACGCGCCAAAGAGGTCGCCGCGGATCTGGACGGCACGGTTCCGGTCATCACCGGCTTCCTCGCAGAGGGGCCGGACGGTTCGATCACGACGCTGGGTCGGGGCGGCAGCGACACCACGGCGGTCATGATGGGCAAGTACATGGACGCCGACGAGGTCGTCATCGTCACCGACGTCGAGGGCGTCATGACTGGCGACCCACACGTCGTCGAAGGGGCCCGCAACGTCGGCGAGATTTCGGTCGATGAACTCCGGAACCTCTCCTTCCGCGGGGCAGAGGTCGTCGCCCCCTCCGCGCTGTCGTACAAGGACGGGAACCTCGACGTTCGCGTCGTTCACTACCAGCACGGCGACCTCCTGTCGGGCGGGACGAGCATCGAAGGCGAGTTTAAGAACCTCGTCGACCTGCGCGAGCGGCCGCTGGCCTGCCTCACCGTCGCCGGCCGCGCGATCCGCAATCAGCCGGGCATCTTCAACCATCTCTCGGAATCCCTCGCCGAGAGCGACGTCAATATCGACGCCGTCGCGAGCGGGATGGACACCATCACGTTCTACATCGACGAGGAAGAGGCCGAACGCGCCGAGAACATCCTCCACCGCGAGGTCATCGCCCGCGACGAACTCTCGAGTGTCACTGTCGACTCACCGACCGCCGTCATCCGCGTGACCGGCGGCGAACTCCCCAACCAGCCGGGGATTATCAGCGAAATCGTCAACCCACTCGCCGAGTCCCGGATTCACCTCCAAGACATCATCACCAGCGCGACCAGCGTCGCCCTCTTCGTCAACTGGGACGACCGCGAGGAGACCCTCGAGTTGACCCAGGACCTGTTCTAG
- a CDS encoding tryptophanase yields MVAYKSKVVERIRLPSREQRAQALEEAGYNVFNLDADDVFIDLLTDSGTGAMSDDQWAALLQGDEAYAGSSSFDRLESAVADVMGFEHVVPAHQGRGAENVLYGTLLSEGDVALNNTHFDTTRAHVSNQGADPVDCPVSGAHDPETTEPFKGDFSLEQARAVVDEVGAERVPLVILTITNNSTAGQPVSVENTRRVRAFADEIDATFVIDACRFAENASFVTRREDEFADATVAEVAREQLGYADALVMSGKKDGLANVGGFVATDDEALFERCKQRAILYEGFPTYGGMAGRDVAAMAVGLREAVEESYIEDRIEQVREFGAMLEEAGIPVYTPIGGHAVYLDAGAMFPEIPADEFPGQVLVCELYREGGVRGVELGSFAFPESDRPELVRLAVPRRTYHREHFEHVVETAEAVLEKRHEVSGLEIVSEPAVPELRHFSATLEPLSTEVATAADGGSE; encoded by the coding sequence ATGGTCGCCTACAAATCGAAAGTAGTCGAGCGAATTCGCCTCCCCTCGAGAGAGCAGCGAGCACAAGCACTGGAAGAGGCCGGGTACAACGTGTTTAATCTCGATGCAGACGATGTCTTCATCGACCTCTTGACGGACAGCGGGACGGGCGCGATGAGCGACGACCAGTGGGCCGCGCTGCTTCAGGGGGATGAGGCGTACGCCGGCTCGTCGAGCTTCGACCGCCTCGAGTCCGCGGTCGCGGACGTGATGGGGTTCGAACACGTGGTGCCGGCCCATCAGGGCCGCGGCGCTGAGAACGTTCTCTACGGCACCTTGCTCTCCGAGGGCGATGTCGCGCTCAACAACACCCATTTCGATACGACGCGAGCGCACGTCTCGAATCAGGGTGCCGATCCGGTCGACTGTCCCGTGTCGGGCGCTCACGACCCAGAGACGACCGAGCCATTCAAGGGCGATTTTTCGCTCGAGCAGGCCCGTGCGGTCGTCGACGAAGTTGGGGCGGAGCGCGTCCCGCTGGTGATCCTGACGATCACGAACAACTCGACGGCGGGCCAGCCGGTCAGCGTCGAGAACACCCGTCGCGTTCGGGCGTTCGCCGACGAGATCGACGCCACGTTCGTGATCGATGCCTGTCGGTTCGCGGAGAACGCCTCCTTCGTGACCCGGCGCGAAGACGAGTTCGCGGACGCGACGGTCGCCGAGGTGGCACGCGAGCAGCTCGGCTACGCCGACGCGCTCGTCATGAGCGGCAAGAAAGACGGGTTAGCGAACGTCGGCGGCTTCGTCGCGACCGACGACGAGGCCCTCTTCGAGCGGTGTAAACAGCGCGCGATCCTCTACGAGGGGTTTCCCACGTACGGCGGTATGGCCGGTCGAGACGTCGCCGCGATGGCGGTCGGCCTGCGAGAGGCCGTCGAGGAGTCGTACATCGAGGATCGGATCGAACAGGTCCGTGAGTTCGGCGCGATGCTCGAGGAGGCCGGTATCCCGGTATACACGCCGATCGGCGGACACGCGGTCTACCTCGACGCGGGGGCGATGTTTCCGGAGATTCCGGCCGACGAATTTCCGGGACAGGTGCTGGTCTGCGAACTGTATCGAGAAGGCGGCGTCAGAGGCGTCGAACTCGGGAGCTTCGCGTTCCCCGAGTCCGACCGGCCGGAACTGGTTCGACTCGCGGTCCCGCGCCGGACCTACCACCGGGAGCACTTCGAGCACGTCGTCGAGACGGCCGAAGCCGTCCTCGAGAAGCGCCACGAGGTGTCCGGCCTCGAGATCGTTTCCGAGCCCGCGGTCCCGGAGCTGCGTCACTTTTCGGCGACGCTCGAGCCGCTTTCGACCGAGGTTGCGACCGCTGCTGACGGAGGATCCGAGTGA
- a CDS encoding GNAT family N-acetyltransferase: MFVRTATADDTLEVRRILDAALLEPGDVERRIGDSDVFVAGDRRGGSEPTGDAGGSERILGTAVLEPLESEPGAHVGAIGVRRRHRGQGIGSALIDRALEREGRLTVRFDDGVRPFYERLGFSIEPIDDQRHRGVAVTVGRR; encoded by the coding sequence ATGTTCGTCCGCACCGCCACCGCCGACGACACCCTCGAGGTCCGGCGGATCCTCGACGCCGCGTTGCTCGAGCCGGGCGACGTCGAGCGCCGAATCGGTGACAGCGACGTCTTCGTTGCGGGTGATCGACGGGGCGGCTCGGAGCCGACTGGCGACGCCGGCGGGAGCGAACGGATCCTCGGCACGGCCGTCCTCGAGCCCCTCGAGAGCGAGCCGGGGGCCCACGTCGGGGCGATCGGCGTCCGCCGTCGCCACCGGGGTCAGGGGATCGGCTCGGCACTGATCGACCGCGCGCTCGAGCGAGAGGGGCGGCTCACGGTCCGGTTCGATGACGGCGTCAGGCCGTTCTATGAACGGCTGGGGTTTTCGATCGAGCCGATCGATGACCAGCGCCACCGCGGCGTGGCGGTGACGGTCGGACGGCGCTAA
- a CDS encoding redoxin domain-containing protein produces MTETALEVTLPNVGPGPDSLALADLTDPIAPADPTTAEAAAPAYEAIVLLLHRDHHAGQCRRQVRAVADRYDEFRDRGCAVVSVVPEPRERVREWQERYDLPYPICADPNAILGDAFDQPVRLGALGRHFDLVGRMPAAIVLDVRDADADELAVAAADRGRTIFDRPEIDALLAHAGRQS; encoded by the coding sequence ATGACCGAAACTGCGCTCGAGGTGACCCTGCCGAACGTCGGTCCGGGGCCGGATTCGCTCGCACTCGCGGATCTGACAGACCCGATTGCACCGGCGGATCCGACGACCGCCGAGGCGGCGGCTCCCGCCTACGAGGCCATCGTCCTGTTGCTCCACCGGGATCACCACGCCGGGCAGTGTCGCCGACAGGTCCGGGCCGTCGCCGACCGCTACGACGAGTTCCGTGATCGGGGCTGTGCAGTCGTCTCGGTCGTCCCGGAGCCACGCGAGCGCGTCCGAGAGTGGCAAGAGCGGTACGACCTTCCCTATCCCATCTGTGCGGACCCGAACGCGATCCTCGGGGACGCATTCGATCAGCCCGTTCGCCTCGGAGCACTCGGCCGCCACTTCGACCTCGTCGGCCGCATGCCCGCTGCGATCGTCCTCGACGTACGAGACGCCGATGCCGACGAGCTGGCGGTCGCCGCGGCCGACCGCGGCCGGACGATCTTCGACCGACCCGAAATCGACGCGTTGTTGGCCCACGCCGGCCGACAGTCCTGA
- a CDS encoding helix-turn-helix domain-containing protein — MSLIAILDISHPDLALTPTIRDCPAASIEVVPHSTTDPETGLFFYLVEGADDTFEDVLERDHTVADWMLIDDHGSTRVYRLQHTEDAVLISPMATELGGLLLKAETNDRGWTNRLHLPDREALAALWERCEETDISFELHRMFRQDEWTSETVPELTDEQRVALVRAHEEGYFEEPRETSLEELAERLDISPTAVGGRIRRGTGQLVETTLLEE, encoded by the coding sequence GTGAGCCTGATTGCAATTCTCGATATTTCGCACCCGGATCTCGCGCTGACGCCGACGATCCGTGATTGCCCGGCCGCATCCATCGAGGTTGTCCCTCACTCCACGACGGATCCGGAGACCGGCCTGTTCTTCTACCTCGTCGAGGGCGCGGACGACACGTTCGAGGACGTACTCGAGCGCGATCACACGGTCGCAGACTGGATGCTCATCGACGATCACGGCTCGACGCGCGTCTATCGGCTCCAGCACACCGAGGACGCCGTGCTTATCTCACCGATGGCGACCGAACTCGGCGGGCTGCTGTTGAAGGCAGAGACCAACGATCGGGGTTGGACCAATCGCCTTCACCTTCCCGATCGGGAAGCGCTCGCCGCACTCTGGGAACGCTGTGAGGAGACGGACATCTCGTTCGAACTACACCGGATGTTTCGGCAGGACGAGTGGACCAGCGAGACGGTTCCGGAGTTGACCGACGAACAGCGCGTCGCGCTGGTACGCGCCCACGAGGAAGGCTACTTCGAGGAGCCCCGCGAAACCTCGCTCGAGGAACTCGCCGAACGCCTCGATATCTCTCCGACGGCCGTCGGCGGACGCATTCGTCGCGGGACCGGGCAACTCGTCGAGACGACGCTCCTCGAGGAGTGA
- a CDS encoding SRPBCC family protein — translation MTRWNNGRDEVEPVSPDITDETNALPARYFTDPDVHEMEKENVFGRYWVYAGHANCIPEPGDHFTRSIGDREIIIVRTQDGDIEAFYNVCAHRGSAMVEETPMTDPGNASRIQCPYHLWTYDLEGELASTPKSFEDARLNPDLEDEDVSPVDPEENSLMSVHTDRIGPFVFVNFDEEPMSLAEQAGTMKTELESLPLEEYHLSRRIVSEVACNWKVFAGNYSECDHCQTNHQDWVKDLELLDSELEVNDYHWILHYKHREDVEDEMRIHDEHEAKFYYFWPNFTVNMYGTADGYGTYIIDPIDEGRFQLVADYYFRDPDLTEEEETFIRTSRQLQEEDIELVERQQRGLNSGAIAQARLGPNEHTVHRLHRLAQEAYEA, via the coding sequence ATGACCCGGTGGAACAACGGACGCGACGAGGTCGAACCGGTCAGCCCCGATATCACCGACGAGACGAACGCCTTGCCGGCGCGGTACTTCACCGATCCGGACGTCCACGAGATGGAGAAAGAGAACGTGTTCGGTCGATACTGGGTGTACGCGGGACACGCGAACTGCATTCCGGAGCCAGGGGATCACTTCACCCGATCCATCGGCGATCGGGAGATCATCATCGTTCGGACCCAGGATGGCGATATCGAGGCGTTCTACAACGTCTGCGCGCATCGCGGGTCGGCGATGGTCGAGGAGACGCCGATGACCGACCCGGGCAACGCGAGCCGAATCCAGTGTCCGTACCACCTCTGGACGTACGATCTCGAGGGGGAACTCGCGAGCACGCCGAAGAGTTTCGAGGACGCGCGACTGAACCCCGACCTCGAGGACGAGGACGTCTCCCCGGTCGACCCCGAGGAGAACAGCCTCATGTCGGTCCACACCGATCGTATCGGCCCGTTCGTCTTCGTCAACTTCGACGAGGAGCCGATGAGCCTCGCGGAGCAGGCCGGGACCATGAAGACCGAACTCGAGTCGCTCCCGCTCGAGGAGTACCACCTCTCCCGGCGCATCGTCTCGGAGGTGGCGTGTAACTGGAAGGTCTTCGCTGGCAACTACTCCGAGTGCGACCACTGCCAGACCAACCATCAGGACTGGGTCAAAGACCTCGAACTCCTCGACTCCGAACTCGAGGTCAACGACTACCACTGGATCCTCCACTACAAACACAGGGAGGACGTCGAGGATGAGATGCGCATCCACGACGAACACGAGGCGAAGTTCTACTACTTCTGGCCGAACTTCACGGTCAACATGTACGGGACCGCCGACGGCTACGGGACCTACATCATCGACCCCATCGACGAGGGGCGCTTCCAGCTCGTCGCGGACTACTACTTCAGGGATCCTGACCTGACTGAAGAGGAGGAGACGTTCATCCGAACGAGCAGGCAGCTCCAGGAGGAGGACATCGAACTCGTCGAGCGCCAGCAACGCGGCCTCAATTCGGGCGCGATCGCACAGGCTCGGCTCGGTCCGAACGAACACACCGTCCACAGGCTCCACCGGCTCGCACAGGAGGCCTACGAGGCCTGA
- the solA gene encoding N-methyl-L-tryptophan oxidase produces the protein MPPAGDRYDVVVIGVGGMGSATAFHLADRGLDVLGLERYDVPHTRGSSHGITRIIRRAYYEHPSYIPLIERAYDLWDDLADETSREVIHRTGSIDASPEDNIVFEGSLRSCEEHDIPHEVLTSEEVTERFPGYDLPAGYKALYQPDGGFVVPEQAIVGHVEAAQAAGAEVRAREQVLEWEPTPDGGVRVETDRGTYDAENMVLAAGAWNRKFADALEGLAVPERQVLGWFQPEQPSTFEPDNFPVWNLKVPEGRFYGLPIYDVPGFKVGKYHHRDEQVDPDDYDTEPGLEDERLLREVTANYFPEAAGPTMRLATCMFTNSPDEHFILDTLPDHPQVAVGAGFSGHGFKFASVIGEILADLAVDGDTDRQTDMFRLGRFDD, from the coding sequence ATGCCTCCGGCAGGAGACCGATACGACGTCGTCGTGATCGGTGTCGGTGGGATGGGCAGTGCGACGGCCTTCCACCTCGCTGACCGCGGTCTCGACGTGCTAGGACTCGAGCGCTACGACGTGCCCCATACGAGGGGGTCGTCACACGGTATCACGCGGATCATTCGTCGCGCGTACTACGAGCACCCCTCCTATATCCCACTCATCGAACGGGCCTACGACCTCTGGGACGACCTCGCGGACGAAACCAGTCGCGAGGTGATTCACCGGACGGGGTCGATCGACGCCAGCCCGGAGGACAACATCGTCTTCGAGGGATCGCTGCGTTCCTGCGAGGAACACGACATTCCCCACGAGGTGCTCACGAGCGAGGAGGTCACCGAACGGTTCCCCGGCTACGATCTTCCGGCGGGGTACAAAGCCCTCTACCAGCCCGACGGGGGGTTCGTCGTCCCCGAACAGGCGATCGTCGGCCACGTCGAGGCGGCACAGGCGGCGGGTGCCGAGGTGCGCGCCCGTGAACAGGTCCTCGAGTGGGAGCCGACGCCCGACGGCGGCGTCCGCGTCGAGACCGACCGAGGAACGTACGACGCCGAGAACATGGTGCTCGCCGCCGGTGCCTGGAACCGCAAGTTCGCAGACGCACTCGAGGGGCTCGCGGTCCCCGAACGGCAGGTGCTCGGCTGGTTCCAGCCCGAGCAACCGTCGACGTTCGAACCCGACAACTTCCCCGTCTGGAACCTCAAAGTTCCCGAGGGCCGTTTCTACGGGCTGCCGATCTACGACGTGCCGGGATTCAAGGTCGGCAAGTACCACCACCGCGACGAGCAGGTCGATCCGGACGACTACGACACCGAACCCGGACTCGAGGACGAGCGCTTGCTCCGGGAGGTCACGGCGAACTACTTCCCTGAAGCGGCCGGCCCGACGATGCGGCTCGCGACCTGCATGTTCACGAACTCCCCCGACGAGCACTTCATCCTCGACACCCTCCCCGACCACCCGCAGGTGGCCGTCGGCGCGGGTTTTTCGGGCCACGGCTTCAAGTTCGCCAGCGTCATCGGCGAGATTCTCGCCGACCTCGCGGTCGACGGCGACACCGATCGCCAGACCGACATGTTTCGATTGGGTCGATTTGACGACTAG
- a CDS encoding cytochrome P450, translated as MSSTDPQGLQVLPDELASREAWLEPFDWYREMRADAPVRYDPARRTWDVFRYEDVKRILADDDTFSVNPRLADEFQEPDRPEEGLLFETMLFQDSPRHDELRGVVNDAFEPRALRELEPEIRDFATDLLSEAVTGEDGTMDLVETFAYPLPVVVIAELLGVPAEDRDRFKRWSNTLVEAASTDEDTKEFTERQQAAQMEMASYFFEMIKDRRETPRDDLMTQLVTRERADGSRLSEEEALGTSILLLVAGNITTTNLITNAVRCFSNHDLFEELRGDADLQTAIEEVLRYRSPVQAMTRVATEDVTMQDETIEAGDRIIVWLGSANRDERQFDDPGTFVPDRTPNQHLGFGYGTHYCLGAPLARLEAAVAFEELLERTATIELVDTELQPTRSSLIYGVESLPVTYETAE; from the coding sequence ATGAGCTCGACAGATCCACAGGGCCTGCAGGTACTCCCTGACGAACTCGCGTCTCGAGAGGCGTGGCTCGAGCCATTCGACTGGTACCGTGAGATGCGTGCGGATGCACCGGTCCGATATGATCCGGCTCGTCGTACCTGGGACGTTTTTCGGTACGAAGACGTCAAGCGGATCCTTGCCGACGACGATACATTCTCCGTCAATCCACGATTGGCCGACGAGTTCCAGGAGCCCGATCGGCCTGAGGAAGGGCTGCTCTTCGAGACGATGTTGTTCCAGGATTCGCCGCGCCACGACGAGCTTCGTGGCGTCGTTAACGACGCATTCGAACCGCGAGCCCTCAGGGAACTCGAACCCGAGATCCGCGACTTCGCAACCGATCTTCTCTCTGAGGCGGTCACGGGCGAGGACGGAACGATGGATCTCGTCGAGACGTTTGCGTATCCGCTTCCAGTTGTCGTCATCGCCGAACTTCTCGGGGTCCCAGCCGAGGACCGCGATCGGTTCAAACGCTGGTCTAACACGCTCGTCGAGGCCGCGAGCACCGACGAGGACACTAAGGAATTCACCGAACGCCAGCAGGCTGCCCAGATGGAAATGGCCAGCTACTTCTTCGAGATGATCAAGGATCGTCGCGAGACACCGCGGGACGACCTCATGACCCAGCTCGTCACGCGTGAACGCGCGGACGGATCGCGACTCTCGGAGGAGGAAGCGCTCGGAACAAGTATTCTATTACTTGTCGCCGGCAATATTACAACAACGAACCTCATCACAAACGCAGTCCGGTGCTTCAGCAATCACGATCTATTCGAGGAACTTCGCGGCGACGCCGACTTACAGACGGCGATCGAAGAAGTATTGCGATACCGATCACCGGTCCAAGCGATGACCCGAGTTGCGACCGAGGACGTGACGATGCAGGATGAGACGATCGAAGCAGGCGATCGTATCATCGTCTGGCTCGGGTCGGCGAACCGTGACGAACGACAATTCGACGACCCCGGTACGTTTGTCCCCGACAGAACACCGAACCAGCATCTCGGCTTCGGGTATGGGACCCACTATTGTCTCGGCGCACCGCTCGCTCGCCTCGAGGCTGCAGTCGCTTTCGAAGAACTCCTCGAGCGAACGGCGACCATCGAGCTGGTCGACACCGAACTACAGCCGACCCGGAGTTCACTTATCTACGGCGTCGAATCGTTGCCAGTTACGTATGAGACAGCTGAGTAA